GGAGCTGCCCTCCTGGCTCGCTCCGCGGACTGCGCCCACCCTCGTCACGGCCCGCCCGGTGCCCGAGGTGGCCCTGAGCTTCGACGGCACGGCCCCGGTGACGCGGTGAGGCGGCGGCTGCGTGAGAGCGGGGAGGGCGTGACGTTCGACTTCGCCCCGATGGTGGACATCGTGTTGTTGCTCCTGATCTTCTTCTTCCTGACGAGCAGCCTGGGGGCGCGGCAAAACGCCCTGCCCCTCGACCTGCCGCGCGCGAGTACCACCGTGCAGGAGACGCCCGCCCTGCCCATCGTGAGCGTGGACCGGGCCGGCAAGGTCTTCCTCAACGGTCAGGAGACGACGCTGACGAGGCTCGGCGGCCAGCTCAAACCGTTGCTCGCCGCGTCGGGGGGCGTGGTGGGCCTGCGCGGCGACGAGCGGGGCAACTACGGGACGGTCGTGCAGGTCATGGACGTGGTGAAAAAGGCGGGCGGCGAGCGGCTGGCCCTGGGCACCCGCGCCCCGGCTGGGAGCGGCCAGTGAGGCGGGCGTGACGACGCTGCGCGGCCCAGGGCGCAACCCGGAGCGCGGGGATCAGGCGCGTGCCGTGGGCGTCACGGTCCTCGTCCACGCGGGGCTGCTGCTCGGGTTGCTCGTCGCGGGGCCCGACCTGCGCGGTTCGGACGCTCCCCGCACGTCCGACCCCACCCGCACGCCGCTGGAGGTCGT
The DNA window shown above is from Deinococcus planocerae and carries:
- a CDS encoding ExbD/TolR family protein, translating into MRRRLRESGEGVTFDFAPMVDIVLLLLIFFFLTSSLGARQNALPLDLPRASTTVQETPALPIVSVDRAGKVFLNGQETTLTRLGGQLKPLLAASGGVVGLRGDERGNYGTVVQVMDVVKKAGGERLALGTRAPAGSGQ